The following proteins are co-located in the Hevea brasiliensis isolate MT/VB/25A 57/8 chromosome 11, ASM3005281v1, whole genome shotgun sequence genome:
- the LOC110659295 gene encoding palmitoyl-acyl carrier protein thioesterase, chloroplastic — protein sequence MVATAATSSFFPVPSSSAVAKSIKIGSGPASLSGIKSKSAASGGLLVKANAQAPPKINGSTAGFTTSVENVKNEDDVPSPPPRTFINQLPDWSMLLAAITTIFLAAEKQWMMLDWKPRRPDMLIDPFGLGRIVQDGLVFRQNFSIRSYEIGADRTASIETLMNHLQETALNHVKTAGLLVDGFGSTPEMSKRNLIWVVTRMQVLVDRYPTWGDVVQVDTWVSASGKNGMRRDWLVRDSKTGETLTRASSVWVMMNKLTRRLSKIPEEVRGEIEPYFLNSDLVVDEDSRKLPKLDENTADYVLKGLTPRWSDLDINQHVNNVKYIGWILESAPLPILESHELSAITLEYRRECGRDSVLQSLTAVSGSGIGNLANAGEIECQHLLRLEDSAEIVRGRTKWRPKHASNFCVMGQIPAENA from the exons ATGGTTGCTACTGCTGCTACTTCGTCGTTCTTTCCAGTTCCCTCTTCATCTGCAGTTGCCAAGTCCATCAAGATTGGCAGTGGACCTGCTAGTTTAAGTGGAATAAAATCCAAATCTGCTGCTTCTGGGGGCTTGCTGGTCAAGGCAAATGCCCAAGCCCCTCCAAAAATAAATGGTTCCACAGCAGGGTTCACAACATCTGTGGAAAATGTGAAGAATGAAGATGACGTGCCGTCACCACCCCCTAGGACCTTTATCAACCAATTACCTGATTGGAGCATGCTTCTTGCTGCTATTACAACTATATTTTTGGCAGCAGAGAAGCAGTGGATGATGCTTGACTGGAAACCAAGGCGACCTGACATGCTTATTGACCCATTTGGCCTAGGTAGAATTGTTCAAGATGGGCTTGTGTTTCGCCAGAACTTCTCCATCAGATCTTATGAAATTGGTGCTGATCGTACAGCATCTATAGAGACGTTGATGAATCATTTACAA GAAACGGCTCTCAATCATGTTAAGACTGCTGGACTTCTTGTTGATGGATTTGGTTCAACACCAGAGATGAGTAAAAGGAACCTGATATGGGTGGTCACACGTATGCAGGTCCTGGTGGATCGTTACCCAACATG GGGTGATGTCGTTCAAGTAGATACTTGGGTGAGTGCATCTGGAAAGAATGGTATGCGGCGTGATTGGCTTGTACGTGACAGTAAAACTGGTGAAACTCTAACAAGAGCCTCCAG TGTGTGGGTGATGATGAATAAACTGACAAGAAGGTTATCTAAAATTCCAGAAGAAGTTCGAGGGGAAATAGAGCCTTACTTTTTGAATTCTGATCTTGTTGTAGATGAGGATAGCAGAAAATTGCCAAAGCTTGATGAAAACACTGCAGACTATGTTCTCAAAGGTTTAACT CCTAGATGGAGTGATTTAGATATCAACCAGCATGTTAACAATGTCAAGTACATTGGCTGGATCCTTGAG AGTGCTCCGCTGCCGATCCTGGAGAGTCATGAACTGTCTGCCATCACTCTGGAGTATAGGAGGGAGTGTGGAAGGGACAGTGTGTTGCAGTCTCTGACTGCTGTCTCTGGCAGTGGGATAGGAAATTTAGCAAATGCTGGTGAGATTGAGTGCCAGCATTTGCTTCGACTAGAGGATAGTGCTGAGATAGTGAGGGGAAGAACTAAGTGGAGGCCCAAGCACGCTAGCAACTTTTGTGTTATGGGTCAGATACCTGCTGAAAATGCTTAG